In a genomic window of Streptomyces pristinaespiralis:
- a CDS encoding helix-turn-helix transcriptional regulator has translation MRYLTTTEVAERYRTAESTVRYWRHIQKGPRGIKVGKRVLYPEAELLRYERTLIDGQEEWGLAS, from the coding sequence ATGCGATACCTGACCACCACCGAGGTCGCCGAGCGCTACCGCACAGCCGAGAGCACCGTCCGCTACTGGCGCCACATCCAGAAGGGGCCGCGCGGCATCAAGGTCGGCAAGCGGGTGCTCTACCCCGAGGCCGAGCTGCTGCGCTACGAGCGCACCCTGATCGACGGCCAGGAGGAATGGGGCTTGGCCTCGTGA
- a CDS encoding phosphotransferase family protein, translating to MTVNPSAELLDNLLTMASQTTAARGEVRVWSMSGVERVTFPDGTTAIFKYAKKPFDSEDQALRLAHTLGVPVPQVHASAVLDGWLGMLMEDLGPSVREADDLDGVAAAVVLHGTRTAPPLPVLDQDRLQTLPARALEHLERLRKADRWQDADDVEDALDRIAKAAKARSAGATLEPFGWVHSEFHPTSLHIGERGWRLLDFARAFTGPGLLDLASWHGTIEPPHPVRLRVFLEQYVTAGGTPDALAPRGGLTAENWALGWHRMWAVEWFMEQSIRWINDPATDPAYIKAVRRHLTDVLHLLEI from the coding sequence GTGACCGTGAACCCCAGCGCCGAACTCCTCGACAACCTGCTCACCATGGCCAGCCAGACCACCGCCGCGCGGGGGGAGGTGCGCGTGTGGTCCATGTCCGGCGTCGAGCGCGTCACCTTCCCCGACGGCACCACGGCCATCTTCAAGTACGCCAAGAAGCCGTTCGACAGCGAGGACCAGGCCCTCCGCCTGGCCCACACGCTCGGCGTCCCCGTCCCCCAGGTCCACGCCTCCGCCGTCCTGGACGGCTGGCTCGGCATGCTCATGGAGGACCTCGGGCCGTCCGTCCGCGAGGCCGACGACCTCGACGGCGTCGCCGCGGCGGTGGTCCTGCACGGCACCCGTACGGCTCCGCCCTTGCCCGTCCTCGACCAGGACCGGCTGCAGACGCTCCCGGCCAGGGCGCTGGAGCACCTCGAACGGCTGCGCAAGGCCGACCGGTGGCAGGACGCCGACGACGTCGAGGACGCGCTCGACCGTATCGCCAAGGCCGCCAAAGCCCGCTCGGCCGGAGCGACACTGGAACCGTTCGGCTGGGTGCACTCCGAGTTCCACCCCACCAGCCTCCACATCGGCGAGCGCGGCTGGCGGCTGCTCGACTTCGCCCGCGCCTTCACCGGCCCCGGCCTGCTCGACCTCGCCAGCTGGCATGGCACCATCGAGCCCCCGCATCCCGTACGCCTGCGCGTCTTCCTGGAGCAGTACGTCACCGCCGGTGGCACCCCCGACGCCCTCGCCCCGCGAGGCGGACTCACCGCGGAGAACTGGGCCCTGGGTTGGCACCGCATGTGGGCCGTCGAGTGGTTCATGGAGCAGTCCATCCGCTGGATCAACGACCCGGCCACCGACCCCGCCTACATCAAGGCCGTCCGCCGCCACCTCACCGACGTCCTCCACCTCCTGGAGATCTGA
- a CDS encoding helix-turn-helix transcriptional regulator: MAGDRPEGGEVPLLYSEGNVAARVALEREVRGWSTTELAEQVTRAGVKMNQTAVWRIENGTPRRRINLDEALAFSRVFELPLEELMSPPLEGLDIASRRLIQEAVEAFYETRDARDRLHHAVVAIADHIKAHPDSSRAIHEQCLRLMGDERDARTLSNDIADGGHY; encoded by the coding sequence ATGGCAGGCGACAGGCCCGAGGGCGGCGAGGTGCCGCTGCTCTACAGCGAGGGGAACGTGGCCGCGCGCGTGGCGCTGGAGCGCGAGGTCAGAGGGTGGAGCACGACTGAGCTGGCCGAGCAGGTGACCAGAGCCGGCGTCAAGATGAACCAGACGGCGGTCTGGCGTATCGAGAACGGCACCCCCCGTCGGCGCATCAACCTCGACGAGGCTCTCGCCTTCTCCCGCGTCTTCGAGCTCCCTCTCGAAGAGCTCATGTCACCGCCCCTGGAAGGGCTCGACATCGCCAGCCGGCGGCTCATCCAAGAGGCCGTCGAGGCGTTCTACGAGACCCGCGACGCGCGCGACCGCCTCCATCACGCCGTGGTCGCCATCGCCGACCACATCAAGGCCCATCCCGACAGCTCGCGGGCGATCCACGAGCAATGCCTCCGCCTCATGGGCGACGAGCGCGACGCTCGCACGCTCAGCAACGACATCGCGGACGGCGGCCACTACTGA
- a CDS encoding relaxase/mobilization nuclease domain-containing protein, whose protein sequence is MVPDVSTGSDTRGLIVYLFGPGRRDEHTDPHVVAAWDMAGAPDPGRNPAATYTQLAKRLDHHVDLRTRELGGKKPPQHVWHCPVRTAPGDRYLTDTEWAEVARRIVHATGIAPEGDDKACRWIAIRHADDHIHIMATTVRADGRRPRTHHDGQRAQAECRKIEAEFGLRRLKSGDLTAPRVPTGAERAKAERQGQTATARQWLREQAYAVAAAVRNEADYFTVLQSLGIKVKTRLGPETGDVIGYSLAAPGDTNAADEPVWYGGSKLAPDLSINRLRERLLDQEVADRPRYVADPADPWRHTTTAIDTARTVLDSGDDATAQGHLAAFGDALHNIASATTGPHRAELRAAAMAFNRARRSATRADHQAATALRKAAKELSYASNEPGGLAIALLFATMHLARAAAKWHEQRGHEQQAAAAEEAFRHLQAGYQQAATPVLADLTHRAPRATTASRYEQDVRAALPDHADRILADPTWTALTTTLAHAETAGHNPQRLLAEVGTQRELDSAEHPAEVLNWRITAQPNRRAQAARRQSTISGTSARSATPHPPVTPVATRPEERSRHR, encoded by the coding sequence ATGGTTCCTGACGTCTCCACCGGCTCCGACACCCGCGGACTGATCGTCTACCTCTTCGGCCCCGGCCGCCGCGACGAACACACCGACCCGCACGTAGTCGCCGCCTGGGACATGGCCGGCGCCCCCGACCCCGGCCGCAACCCGGCAGCCACCTACACCCAGCTCGCCAAGCGCCTCGACCACCACGTCGACCTGCGCACCCGCGAACTGGGCGGCAAGAAACCACCCCAGCACGTCTGGCACTGCCCGGTCCGCACCGCGCCCGGCGACCGCTACCTCACCGACACCGAGTGGGCAGAGGTCGCCCGCCGCATCGTTCACGCCACCGGCATCGCCCCCGAAGGCGACGACAAGGCATGCCGATGGATCGCGATACGCCACGCCGACGACCACATCCACATCATGGCCACCACCGTCCGCGCCGACGGACGCCGCCCGCGCACCCACCACGACGGACAGCGCGCCCAAGCCGAATGCCGCAAGATCGAAGCCGAGTTCGGCCTGCGCCGCCTGAAGTCCGGCGACCTTACCGCGCCCCGCGTTCCCACCGGCGCCGAACGTGCCAAGGCCGAGCGCCAGGGCCAGACGGCCACGGCACGGCAGTGGCTGCGCGAGCAGGCGTACGCGGTCGCCGCCGCCGTACGCAATGAAGCCGACTACTTCACCGTGCTGCAGTCCCTCGGCATCAAGGTCAAAACACGCCTCGGCCCCGAGACCGGCGACGTGATCGGCTACAGCCTCGCCGCACCTGGCGACACCAACGCGGCCGACGAGCCCGTCTGGTACGGCGGCTCGAAACTTGCCCCCGACCTCTCCATCAACCGCCTACGCGAACGCCTCCTTGACCAGGAGGTAGCCGACCGCCCGCGGTATGTGGCGGACCCCGCCGACCCATGGCGGCATACCACCACCGCCATAGACACGGCACGCACCGTCCTCGACTCCGGCGACGATGCCACCGCCCAGGGCCACCTGGCCGCCTTCGGCGACGCCCTGCACAACATCGCCAGCGCCACGACCGGCCCTCACCGGGCAGAACTGCGGGCGGCGGCGATGGCGTTCAACCGCGCCCGCCGCTCCGCCACCCGCGCCGACCACCAGGCCGCCACCGCCCTGCGCAAGGCCGCCAAGGAACTCTCCTACGCCTCCAACGAGCCAGGCGGACTCGCCATCGCCCTGCTCTTCGCCACCATGCACCTGGCCCGCGCCGCCGCCAAGTGGCACGAGCAACGCGGCCACGAACAGCAGGCCGCAGCGGCCGAAGAAGCCTTCCGCCACCTCCAGGCGGGCTACCAACAGGCCGCCACACCCGTCCTGGCGGACCTAACCCACCGCGCACCACGAGCCACAACCGCCAGCCGCTACGAGCAAGACGTTCGCGCGGCCCTCCCCGACCACGCCGACCGAATCCTCGCCGACCCCACTTGGACCGCCCTGACCACCACCCTCGCCCACGCGGAGACCGCCGGCCACAACCCCCAACGCCTCCTGGCCGAAGTGGGCACCCAGCGAGAACTCGACAGCGCCGAGCACCCCGCCGAGGTCCTCAACTGGCGCATCACCGCTCAACCGAACCGGCGGGCACAAGCCGCTCGCAGGCAAAGCACCATCAGCGGCACATCGGCCAGGTCTGCCACGCCGCATCCTCCGGTCACACCAGTGGCCACGAGGCCCGAAGAGCGCAGTCGACACCGCTGA
- a CDS encoding YxiG-like protein, with protein sequence MDTAVLEQMLDETFDHAVVHHGYTNYMRDYEVVVYATADPRTGIAPAHLRHLFRYCVEARCETSVPAETWRVSLDDRLIDHETGVDLDGYVWGVKWHDLYPGAKLLPESEATRRWSKAVGIDFHEVRIETNAHNLTLIFSDLQVSEVPVGYAPFVAE encoded by the coding sequence ATGGATACTGCCGTACTTGAACAGATGCTGGACGAGACCTTCGATCACGCGGTCGTGCACCACGGATACACCAACTACATGCGTGACTACGAGGTCGTCGTCTATGCAACGGCTGATCCCCGTACCGGCATTGCGCCGGCCCACCTCCGGCATCTCTTTCGGTACTGCGTTGAGGCGCGGTGCGAGACGTCAGTGCCGGCGGAGACGTGGCGGGTCTCTTTGGACGACCGGCTCATCGACCATGAAACCGGTGTCGATCTTGACGGATACGTCTGGGGGGTGAAGTGGCATGACCTGTATCCGGGAGCCAAGCTTCTGCCTGAGTCGGAGGCGACCCGCCGCTGGTCGAAGGCCGTCGGGATCGACTTCCACGAGGTACGCATCGAGACGAACGCGCATAACCTGACCTTGATTTTCTCTGACCTTCAGGTCAGCGAAGTCCCGGTTGGATACGCACCCTTCGTCGCCGAGTAG
- a CDS encoding DUF3631 domain-containing protein has protein sequence MPGEHGALRANVESRGPRASAGTAAPDGGSGTGDRAGTGGETAEEGAALLDDLHAAIGRYVVLPREEALTAVTLWVAASHIQPALQHAPRLAVVGPTKGCGKSRVLDVLHETVHQPMMTVNTSPAVVFRVIGKNAPTLLVDEADTIFGPKAGDKEDLRGLLNAGHQRNRPAWRISGPEHKPTAFPTFAMAALAGIGDLPDTIMDRAVVIRMQKRKPGEQIAAFRSRYSVPELNALRDRLTAWLTPLRGAAARLVPPMPVEDRAADTWEPLVIVADLAGGHWPSRARAACLAMTRNEVVQDEQTTLKTRLLRDVRRVFEQEGNKEALRSQDLLAALVQDAEAPWAEYGTKGLNAYHLANLLRDSGISPANHRFENGRQAKAYARNQFLDAWARYCPDPAQPAHAAGETVLAHRAQGKPPAPPSGTLPIGPPGGPAGPKPTR, from the coding sequence ATGCCGGGCGAGCACGGCGCTCTCCGAGCCAATGTTGAGAGCCGCGGTCCCCGCGCATCTGCGGGGACCGCGGCCCCCGACGGCGGATCGGGGACCGGGGACCGCGCTGGTACGGGCGGCGAGACGGCCGAGGAAGGAGCCGCGCTGTTGGATGACCTACATGCGGCGATCGGCCGGTACGTGGTGCTGCCGCGCGAGGAGGCTTTGACAGCGGTCACTCTGTGGGTGGCGGCTTCCCACATTCAGCCCGCCCTCCAGCACGCGCCACGGCTGGCGGTCGTGGGGCCGACGAAGGGCTGCGGCAAGTCCCGCGTCCTGGACGTGCTCCATGAGACCGTGCACCAGCCGATGATGACGGTGAACACGTCGCCTGCGGTGGTCTTCCGCGTCATCGGCAAGAATGCGCCGACGCTGCTGGTGGACGAAGCCGACACCATCTTCGGCCCCAAGGCCGGCGACAAGGAGGACCTGCGCGGTCTGCTGAACGCCGGGCATCAGCGCAACCGGCCCGCCTGGCGGATCTCCGGGCCGGAACACAAGCCGACGGCGTTTCCCACCTTCGCCATGGCCGCGCTCGCCGGGATCGGCGACTTGCCGGACACGATCATGGACCGGGCGGTCGTCATCCGCATGCAGAAGCGCAAGCCCGGCGAGCAGATCGCTGCCTTCCGCTCCCGGTACTCCGTCCCGGAACTGAACGCGCTGCGCGACCGGCTGACCGCGTGGCTGACCCCGCTTCGCGGGGCAGCGGCCCGCTTGGTGCCGCCGATGCCCGTCGAGGACCGCGCCGCCGACACGTGGGAGCCGCTGGTGATCGTCGCCGACCTGGCCGGCGGACACTGGCCCTCGCGGGCCCGTGCCGCCTGCCTGGCGATGACCCGCAACGAGGTGGTCCAGGACGAGCAGACGACGTTGAAGACGCGGCTGCTGCGAGACGTCCGCCGTGTGTTCGAGCAGGAGGGCAACAAGGAGGCTCTGCGCAGCCAGGACCTGCTCGCCGCCCTCGTCCAGGACGCGGAGGCGCCCTGGGCCGAGTACGGCACCAAGGGCCTGAACGCCTACCACCTGGCCAACCTGCTGCGCGACTCCGGCATCAGCCCGGCCAACCACCGCTTCGAAAACGGCAGGCAGGCCAAGGCATACGCCCGCAACCAGTTCCTCGACGCCTGGGCCCGCTACTGCCCCGACCCCGCCCAGCCGGCCCACGCAGCCGGCGAGACCGTGCTCGCACATCGAGCCCAGGGCAAGCCACCGGCCCCTCCGTCGGGGACGCTGCCCATCGGCCCGCCCGGCGGGCCTGCCGGCCCCAAGCCCACTCGCTGA
- a CDS encoding NUDIX domain-containing protein: MPNNPPDEGNTVAQQTDDQPKALKPALESMTLLVAAVIVHDTATNRVVLLQRSENAKFAQGMWDLPVGKSEPGEPITETAVRELYEETGLTVKPESLKVAHIIHGAWGVEAPNGFLTVVFAAHEWTGEPENREPRKHSQVRWVDADAIPEAFVDTTASALHQYLAGSSQVSLDGWN; encoded by the coding sequence ATGCCCAACAACCCGCCCGACGAAGGGAACACCGTGGCCCAGCAGACCGACGACCAGCCGAAGGCCCTCAAGCCTGCGCTCGAATCCATGACCCTGCTGGTCGCCGCCGTCATCGTCCACGACACGGCTACCAACCGCGTCGTCCTCCTCCAGCGCAGCGAGAACGCCAAGTTCGCCCAGGGAATGTGGGACCTCCCGGTCGGCAAGAGCGAGCCGGGCGAGCCCATCACCGAAACCGCGGTCCGCGAGCTCTATGAGGAAACCGGCCTCACGGTGAAGCCCGAGTCCCTCAAGGTCGCCCACATCATTCACGGCGCCTGGGGCGTCGAAGCTCCCAACGGCTTCCTCACGGTCGTCTTTGCCGCCCACGAATGGACCGGCGAACCCGAAAACCGTGAACCCCGCAAGCACTCCCAGGTCCGGTGGGTTGACGCCGACGCCATCCCCGAAGCCTTCGTCGACACCACCGCGAGTGCTCTACACCAGTACTTGGCGGGAAGTTCTCAGGTCTCGCTCGACGGATGGAATTAG
- a CDS encoding HAD domain-containing protein, whose product MRPPYLLLDIDGVLIPFPDTDGSTPATHTRHDVVPAGRSAANPVTVWLNPDHGRLLMDVIRTGLVTPVWCTSWRQDATTLIGPLLDLPALPYIDLPRPQITTSHPNGYLWKRDHVDAWLGDAPAVWIDDDFTTLDHTWAAERNVKGTATLLVQPAPHLGLQPEHLIEVTTWVSQLPTARAA is encoded by the coding sequence ATGCGCCCGCCCTACCTGCTCCTCGACATCGACGGCGTCCTCATACCCTTCCCCGACACGGACGGCTCGACTCCGGCCACGCACACCCGCCACGACGTCGTCCCCGCCGGCCGCAGCGCCGCCAACCCAGTCACCGTCTGGCTCAACCCCGACCACGGCCGCCTGCTCATGGACGTCATCCGCACCGGCCTGGTCACCCCGGTCTGGTGCACCAGCTGGCGCCAGGACGCCACCACCCTCATCGGCCCCCTTCTTGACCTCCCGGCCCTGCCGTACATCGACCTGCCGCGTCCCCAGATCACCACTAGCCACCCCAACGGCTACCTCTGGAAGCGCGACCACGTCGATGCCTGGCTCGGCGACGCCCCCGCCGTCTGGATCGACGACGACTTCACCACCCTCGACCACACCTGGGCAGCGGAGCGCAATGTCAAGGGAACGGCGACGCTCCTCGTTCAACCCGCCCCGCACCTCGGGCTGCAGCCCGAGCACCTGATTGAGGTCACGACGTGGGTCTCGCAGTTACCCACGGCCCGCGCTGCATGA
- a CDS encoding class I SAM-dependent methyltransferase: MLAQASPWHAHALQRTAAWLAEPLAVPARMEWTTRPGQGPGAEILGPDLRGKRLLELGCGPGHNAAHLATRHGAHVTGVDLVGLQVRRARSHYGRLNNLTFVAGHALHYLHASDERFDAIYSVFGAVGLVAPELLLPAVAHRLTPGRVLAFSVPHPQRGGRSPSGDDRPRRDHVTLPDRTRLPIARWEFDTDRWEKHLSQAGFWLTSAQEFHDPRMGHWPTTLLIRARKL; this comes from the coding sequence GTGCTCGCCCAAGCATCCCCTTGGCACGCCCACGCGCTCCAGCGCACCGCCGCTTGGCTCGCCGAACCTCTGGCCGTGCCTGCGCGGATGGAGTGGACCACGAGGCCGGGCCAAGGGCCCGGAGCCGAGATCCTCGGCCCCGACCTGCGCGGCAAGCGACTCCTGGAACTCGGCTGCGGCCCCGGCCACAACGCCGCGCACCTCGCCACCCGCCACGGCGCCCACGTCACCGGCGTCGACCTGGTCGGCCTGCAGGTCCGCCGCGCCCGCTCCCACTACGGACGGCTCAACAACCTCACCTTCGTGGCCGGTCACGCGCTGCACTACCTGCATGCCTCCGACGAGCGGTTCGACGCGATCTACTCCGTCTTCGGCGCCGTCGGCCTCGTCGCCCCCGAGCTCCTGCTCCCGGCCGTCGCCCATCGCCTCACGCCCGGCCGGGTGCTCGCCTTCTCCGTCCCTCACCCGCAGCGCGGTGGCCGAAGCCCCTCGGGCGACGACCGGCCTCGCCGCGACCACGTCACCCTCCCCGACCGCACCCGGCTCCCCATCGCCCGCTGGGAGTTCGACACCGATCGCTGGGAGAAGCACCTCAGCCAGGCGGGCTTCTGGCTCACCTCGGCCCAGGAGTTCCACGACCCCCGCATGGGCCACTGGCCCACCACCCTGCTGATCCGCGCCCGCAAGCTCTGA
- a CDS encoding MobC domain-containing protein, with translation MAEEKAERQGAPEPEEGVAETSCPPAADSVAPSTQPPTDVQPPVEQPSWRDLDAPVLPALMNRKRTVEKRDQEKTIRFTRTAVSVISAAAHQRGQKFAGFVGDAALAVALGKAGLVSSPEDDPIRPLIEAVEAHTVALNRIGGNLNQITAAIHRGTVPERAEAVLDRVEQAAESSYQLIDQLLTKGIAHGS, from the coding sequence GTGGCGGAGGAGAAGGCCGAGCGCCAGGGGGCGCCCGAGCCGGAGGAGGGTGTAGCCGAGACCAGTTGCCCGCCCGCAGCCGACTCCGTCGCCCCGAGCACTCAGCCGCCGACCGATGTCCAACCACCCGTCGAGCAGCCCTCCTGGCGGGACCTCGATGCCCCCGTCCTGCCCGCGCTGATGAACCGCAAGCGCACCGTGGAGAAGCGCGACCAGGAGAAGACCATCCGCTTCACGCGGACAGCTGTGAGCGTGATCAGCGCCGCCGCTCATCAGCGCGGTCAGAAGTTCGCCGGATTCGTCGGGGACGCCGCACTCGCCGTCGCCCTCGGCAAGGCAGGACTGGTCAGCAGCCCGGAAGACGATCCCATCCGCCCGCTGATCGAGGCCGTCGAGGCACACACGGTCGCGCTGAACCGCATCGGCGGCAACCTCAACCAGATCACCGCAGCCATCCACCGAGGAACGGTACCCGAGCGTGCCGAGGCGGTGCTGGACCGCGTCGAGCAAGCAGCCGAGAGCAGCTACCAGCTGATCGACCAGCTCCTGACGAAGGGCATCGCGCATGGTTCCTGA
- a CDS encoding HNH endonuclease family protein yields MAVLTERIGLRDTASGLRKKYADNLWNEEADVKRGLREVLLKMAPGVLGCCMYCGGFTATDIEHFEPREHDALKTFFWPNHLLACGPCNSTYKRHWWECDEETGEPLLIDPTRDDPFDHLLLNLREGKYRGETDRGRTTINVLALNLPERRLVAGRKIARLNIRSVVRDWGRAWQQGDAEAQRDALDVLKGQPFADVWQAMLRQAVLPGAALVMSDEPPEILSLLRNEELRAATLIQFPLQPTTAEAT; encoded by the coding sequence ATGGCGGTACTCACGGAACGGATCGGGCTAAGGGACACAGCAAGTGGCCTGCGCAAGAAATACGCGGATAACCTGTGGAACGAAGAGGCCGACGTCAAGAGGGGGCTGCGCGAAGTACTCCTCAAAATGGCTCCGGGAGTCCTCGGCTGCTGCATGTACTGCGGTGGTTTTACCGCGACCGATATCGAACACTTCGAACCACGGGAGCACGACGCGCTCAAGACTTTCTTCTGGCCCAACCACCTTTTGGCGTGTGGCCCGTGTAACAGCACGTACAAGAGGCACTGGTGGGAGTGTGACGAGGAGACCGGCGAGCCCCTACTGATCGACCCGACCCGGGACGACCCGTTCGACCACTTGCTGCTGAACCTCAGGGAAGGCAAGTACCGCGGTGAGACGGACAGGGGGCGGACGACTATCAACGTGCTCGCCCTCAACCTCCCTGAGCGACGCTTGGTGGCTGGCCGGAAGATTGCCCGACTGAACATTAGGTCTGTAGTGAGGGACTGGGGCCGGGCCTGGCAACAGGGAGACGCGGAGGCCCAGCGCGATGCCCTGGACGTACTAAAGGGGCAGCCCTTCGCCGATGTGTGGCAGGCGATGTTGCGCCAAGCCGTGCTCCCGGGAGCAGCCTTGGTCATGAGCGATGAGCCACCCGAGATTCTCTCCCTCTTGCGGAATGAGGAACTGCGTGCGGCGACGCTGATCCAGTTCCCTCTGCAGCCAACGACCGCAGAGGCGACCTAA
- a CDS encoding tyrosine-type recombinase/integrase, whose product MANIQKRPNGKWRARYRDLDGKEHARHFDRKIDAQRWIDEVTASLVTGQYVDPRSAKKPFKEYAEEWRAIQPHRPSTAKAVAQHLRCYVYPAWEKRSLGAIKPGDVQSWVTSLTTTHGLAASTSRTVFNTVNAVFRAAVRDRMIPHNPCAEAKLPSVPRKKIVPLAVEQVRTLSDEIPARYKGLVLLGAATGLRPGELFGLQLRHVDLLHATVSVEQQIQQTAKHGVYVCPPKTARSHRTVPLPRMAVDAMKAHLRDFPADGPEGWIFTAPQGGPVVYTHFMDGSWRPACAKAGIPKGTGPHALRHHYASLLIRHGESVKTVSERLGHTNAAMTLNIYTHLWPDSEERTRAAVDKAYADQSADAQPQVDEAA is encoded by the coding sequence TTGGCCAACATCCAAAAGCGCCCCAACGGCAAATGGCGTGCCCGCTACCGCGATCTCGACGGCAAGGAGCACGCCCGTCACTTCGACCGCAAGATCGACGCCCAGCGGTGGATCGACGAGGTCACGGCCAGCCTGGTCACCGGTCAGTACGTCGACCCGCGATCGGCGAAGAAGCCCTTCAAGGAGTACGCGGAGGAATGGCGGGCCATCCAGCCGCACCGGCCTTCCACGGCCAAGGCGGTGGCCCAGCACCTGCGCTGCTACGTCTACCCGGCTTGGGAGAAGCGGTCACTCGGCGCCATCAAGCCCGGCGACGTACAGAGCTGGGTCACCAGTCTGACCACCACGCATGGGCTGGCCGCCAGCACCTCACGAACGGTCTTCAACACGGTCAACGCCGTCTTCCGGGCGGCCGTCCGCGACCGCATGATCCCTCACAATCCGTGCGCCGAGGCGAAGCTGCCCTCGGTGCCCCGGAAGAAGATCGTGCCGCTGGCCGTCGAGCAGGTGCGGACGCTGTCCGATGAGATACCCGCCCGATACAAGGGCCTCGTGCTGCTCGGCGCGGCCACCGGGCTCCGCCCCGGCGAGCTCTTCGGCCTCCAGCTCCGGCACGTGGACCTCCTGCACGCGACCGTCTCGGTCGAGCAGCAGATCCAGCAGACCGCCAAGCACGGCGTGTATGTCTGCCCGCCCAAGACCGCTCGCTCGCACCGCACGGTCCCGCTCCCACGCATGGCGGTGGATGCGATGAAGGCCCACCTGCGGGACTTCCCCGCCGATGGGCCCGAGGGCTGGATCTTCACGGCGCCGCAGGGCGGACCCGTGGTCTACACGCACTTCATGGACGGGTCCTGGCGGCCCGCCTGCGCGAAGGCCGGCATACCGAAGGGCACCGGACCCCATGCCCTCCGGCACCACTACGCCAGCCTGCTGATCAGGCATGGCGAGTCCGTGAAGACGGTCTCCGAGCGCCTCGGCCACACCAACGCGGCCATGACGCTGAACATCTACACCCACCTGTGGCCCGACTCCGAGGAGCGGACCCGGGCCGCCGTCGACAAGGCGTACGCGGACCAGTCCGCCGATGCCCAGCCGCAGGTCGACGAAGCGGCGTAG
- the ychF gene encoding redox-regulated ATPase YchF yields the protein MSLTIGIVGLPNVGKSTLFNALTKNDVLAANYPFATIEPNVGVVGVPDSRLAVLAEIFGSQRILPATVDFVDIAGIVRGASEGEGLGNKFLANIRESDAICQVIRAFKDENVVHVDGKVSPKDDIETINTELILADLQSVEKAVPRLTKEARLQKDKVAVLAAVESAQKILESGQTLFSAGITKGTEQGDLLHELHLLTTKPFLYVFNVDEDELVDEDFKNEQRALVAPAEAIFLNAKIESELIELDDDEALELLQSMGQEEPGLATLGRVGFDTLGLQTYLTAGPKETRAWTIKKGATAPEAAGVIHTDFQKGFIKAEVISFADLVETGSVAEARAKGKARMEGKDYVMQDGDVVEFRFNV from the coding sequence GTGTCGCTCACGATCGGAATCGTCGGTCTGCCGAATGTCGGCAAGTCGACCCTGTTCAACGCCCTGACCAAGAACGACGTGCTGGCGGCTAACTACCCGTTCGCCACCATCGAGCCGAACGTGGGCGTCGTCGGTGTCCCCGACTCCCGCCTCGCCGTCCTGGCGGAGATCTTCGGTTCGCAGCGCATCCTCCCCGCCACGGTCGACTTCGTCGACATCGCGGGCATCGTGCGCGGCGCGAGCGAGGGTGAGGGCCTGGGCAACAAGTTCCTGGCGAACATCCGCGAGTCGGACGCGATCTGCCAGGTCATCCGCGCCTTCAAGGACGAGAACGTCGTGCACGTCGACGGCAAGGTCTCGCCCAAGGACGACATCGAGACGATCAACACCGAGCTGATCCTCGCCGACCTCCAGTCGGTCGAGAAGGCGGTCCCGCGCCTGACGAAGGAGGCCCGCCTCCAGAAGGACAAGGTCGCCGTCCTCGCCGCGGTCGAGTCCGCGCAGAAGATCCTCGAGTCCGGTCAGACGCTGTTCTCCGCGGGCATCACCAAGGGCACCGAGCAGGGCGACCTCCTCCACGAGCTGCACCTGCTGACCACCAAGCCCTTCCTCTACGTCTTCAACGTCGACGAGGACGAGCTCGTCGACGAGGACTTCAAGAACGAGCAGCGCGCCCTGGTCGCGCCGGCGGAGGCGATCTTCCTCAACGCGAAGATCGAGTCCGAGCTGATCGAGCTCGACGACGACGAGGCGCTCGAGCTCCTCCAGTCCATGGGCCAGGAGGAGCCGGGCCTCGCGACCCTCGGCCGGGTCGGCTTCGACACCCTGGGCCTGCAGACCTACCTCACGGCAGGCCCCAAGGAGACCCGCGCCTGGACCATCAAGAAGGGCGCCACGGCCCCCGAGGCGGCCGGTGTGATCCACACCGACTTCCAGAAGGGCTTCATCAAGGCGGAGGTCATCTCCTTCGCCGACCTGGTGGAGACCGGCTCGGTCGCCGAGGCCCGCGCGAAGGGCAAGGCGCGCATGGAGGGCAAGGACTACGTGATGCAGGACGGCGACGTGGTGGAGTTCCGCTTCAACGTCTAA